The Mytilus edulis chromosome 12, xbMytEdul2.2, whole genome shotgun sequence genome contains a region encoding:
- the LOC139498618 gene encoding KICSTOR subunit 2-like — MAASGSREEKFLETFFPLISQFAFDKAKDLTEKEKEIVKPAGAVFGSSSSVFGSSSSLFGSTWGLLVHCLAQFVTAEKAYMSLSFLEQKGFFHRSKDLKSLYQNLITEIKKVEDSSDQSRQGEFEELLAHLSGHLCHYLTAKLKTMEFYEQISAMGTMKVINYSDLVIVITDIVQSCSKSFHHPLLSPLKATFGLECDAILHLLQAQILMSDWKFLASLMQLYEAHTKLTTWGATAQLKETKKSTFGSSSKHSGWPALYLWLTKYKGFLLSKFSLYFYDVLQKHTTNNEMKGLITKATEDFVARLMTFQRRSDAHYVSLVLDVQSLGSSYIGPGYNHPEKHHTTPQGLDSFPSIFSYPHSERPAQHWPNVVSLITNRPQDSKMICVHDKKAQSTYFLSQVDTKVTLVVIFESKKSEKDSYVNNFMVEFSSSLKGTKLFNHFKPGIKG, encoded by the exons ATGGCAGCATCTGGTAGCCGTGAAGAAAAGTTCTTGGAAACCTTTTTTCCATTGATAAGTCAGTTTGCTTTTGATAAAGCCAAAGACTTGACA GAAAAGGAAAAAGAGATAGTTAAACCTGCTGGTGCAGTATTTGGATCATCATCTAGTGTTTTTGGATCATCGTCCAGTTTGTTTGGATCAACATGGGGACTTTTGGTCCACTGTCTTGCACAGTTTGTAACAGCAGAGAAGGCATATATGTCACTTAGTTTTCTGGAACAGAAAGGATTTTTTCACAGGTCTAAAGAT ctgAAATCATTATACCAAAATCTTATTACTGAAATAAAGAAAGTTGAAGACAGTTCTGACCAGTCACGACAAGGAGAATTTGAAGAGTTACTGGCTCATTTGTCAGGACATCTTTGTCATTATCTCACAGCTAAACTCAAAACAATGGAGTT CTATGAACAAATCAGTGCAATGGGCACCATGAAAGTAATCAATTATTCTGACTTGGTCATTGTAATAACAGATATAGTACAAAGTTGTAGTAAAAGTTTTCATCATCCTTTGCTGAGCCCCCTGAAGGCAACCTTTGG ATTGGAATGTGATGCTATACTCCATTTGCTACAAGCACAAATATTGATGTCTGATTGGAAATTTTTAGCATCTTTGATGCAACTCTATGAGGCACATACAAAACTGACTACATGGGGAGCCACAGCACAACTTAAGGAG ACAAAGAAATCTACATTTGGAAGTAGCAGTAAGCATTCTGGATGGCCTGCATTGTATTTATGGTTAACAAAGTACAAAGGTTTTCTCTTGTCTAAG ttcAGCTTGTATTTCTATGATGTGCTACAGAAACATACAACTAATAATGAAATGAAAGGATTAATAACTAAGGCAACAGAAGACTTTGTGGCTAg GTTGATGACTTTTCAAAGAAGAAGTGACGCTCATTATGTTTCATTAGTGCTTGATGTTCAAAGTCTTGGAAGTTCTTACATTGGTCCAGGTTATAATCACCCTGAAAAACACCACACAACACCTCAGGGATTAGACAGCTTTCCATCTATATTCTCATATCCTCATTCT GAACGACCAGCTCAACATTGGCCAAATGTGGTTTCACTGATTACTAATCGTCCTCAAGATAGTAAAATGATTTGTGTACATGACAAG AAAGCACAAAGTACTTATTTTCTGTCACAAGTAGACACAAAAGTGACTCTGGTAGTAATTTTTGAAAGCAAAAAGTCAGAAAAGGATTCGTATGTGAACAATTTTATGGTGGAGTTCAGTTCAAGTCTGAAAGGAACAAAATTGTTTAATCATTTCAAACCAGGAATCAAAGGATAG